A single genomic interval of Lynx canadensis isolate LIC74 chromosome A2, mLynCan4.pri.v2, whole genome shotgun sequence harbors:
- the PTGER1 gene encoding LOW QUALITY PROTEIN: prostaglandin E2 receptor EP1 subtype (The sequence of the model RefSeq protein was modified relative to this genomic sequence to represent the inferred CDS: inserted 1 base in 1 codon; deleted 3 bases in 3 codons), giving the protein MSLCGPLNLSLAGEATMCAEPGAPNASAGPPAGRAGASPALPIFSMTLGAVSNVLALALLAQAAGRLRRRRSAATFLLFVASLLATDLAGHVIPGALVLRLYAAGRSPAGGACHFLGGCMVFFGLCPLLLGCGMAVERCVGVTRPLLHAARVSAARARLALAALAAVALAVALLPLARVGRYELQYPGTWASSAWARRAGWRQALLPGLFAGLGLAALLAALVCNTLSGXALLRARWRRRSRRRTPASGPDSRRRWGARAPRSASSSSASSVASAAGGSPGRGSARRARAHDVEMVGQLVGIMAVSCICWSPLLVLVVLAVGGWGSGSLQRPLFLAVRLASWNQILDPWVYILLRQAVLRQLLRLLPPKAGAKGSPAGLGLTKSAWEASSLRSSRHSSLSHL; this is encoded by the exons ATGAGTCTCTGCGGGCCCCTCAACCTGAGCCTGGCAGGCGAGGCGACCATGTGTGCGGAGCCCGGGGCCCCCAACGCGTCGGCCGGGCCGCcggccgggcgggcgggcgccTCGCCGGCGCTGCCCATCTTCTCCATGACGCTGGGCGCCGTGTCCAACGTGCTGGCGCTGGCGCTGCTGGCGCAGGCCGCGGGCCGCCTGCGGCGCCGCCGCTCGGCTGCCACCTTCCTGCTGTTCGTCGCCAGCCTTCTGGCCACCGACCTGGCGGGCCACGTCATCCCCGGAGCCCTGGTGCTGCGCCTGTACGCGGCGGGCCGCTCGCCGGCCGGCGGCGCCTGCCACTTCCTGGGCGGCTGCATGGTGTTCTTCGGCCTGTGCCCGCTGCTGCTGGGCTGCGGCATGGCAGTGGAGCGCTGCGTGGGCGTCACGCGGCCGCTACTGCACGCGGCGCGCGTCTCGGCGGCCCGCGCGCGCCTGGCGCTGGCCGCGCTGGCCGCCGTGGCTTTG GCGGTGGCGCTGCTGCCGCTGGCT CGAGTGGGCCGCTACGAGCTGCAGTACCCGGGCACGTGGGCTTCATCGGCCTGGGCCCGGCGGGCTGGCTGGCGCCAGGCCCTGCTACCCGGCCTCTTCGCCGGCCTCGGTCTGGCCGCTCTG CTCGCCGCGCTCGTGTGCAACACGCTCAGCG TGGCCTTGCTGCGCGCCCGCTGGCGCCGCCGCTCTCGACGGCGTACTCCGGCGAGTGGCCCCGACAGCCGCCGTCGCTGGGGGGCGCGCGCGCCCCGCTCGGCCTCCTCCTCGTCCGCCTCGTCCGTAGCTTCGGCCGCCGGCGGCTCCCCGGGCCGCGGCTCAGCGCGCAGAGCCCGCGCTCACGATGTGGAGATGGTGGGCCAGCTCGTGGGCATCATGGCGGTGTCGTGCATCTGCTGGAGCCCGCTGCTG GTATTAGTGGTGCTGGCTGTCGGGGGCTGGGGCTCCGGCTCCCTGCAGCGGCCGCTGTTTTTGGCTGTGCGCCTCGCTTCGtggaaccagatcctggaccCCTGGGTGTACATCCTGCTGCGCCAGGCCGTGCTGCGCCAACTGCTTCGCCTCCTGCCCCCGAAGGCCGGCGCCAAGGGCAGCCCTGCGGGGCTGGGCCTAACCAAGAGCGCCTGGGAGGCCAGCTCGCTGCGCAGCTCCAGGCACAGTAGCCTCAGCCACCTCTAG
- the GIPC1 gene encoding PDZ domain-containing protein GIPC1: MRRPSQAVGGWAWGSRGPRGGGGAGGAPNGVAPPSPGPAAPPRVPHPAGPRQSHWPHRGFHQRQGAVWQDRRGLPAAGCRGDVLYPQHPQSGHGQLLGGQIGLEDFIFAHIKGQRKEVEVFKSEEALGLTITDNGAGYAFIKRIKEGSVIDHIQLISVGDMIEAINGQSLLGCRHYEVARLLMELPRGRTFTLKLTEPRKAFDMISVRSGGGRPGSGPQLGTGRGTLRLRSRGPATVEDVPSAFEEKAIEK; the protein is encoded by the exons ATGAGGAGGCCGAGCCAGGCCGTGGGGGGCTGGGCGTGGGGGAGCCggggcccccgggggggggggggggcggggggggccccAAATGGGgttgcccccccctcccccggccctgcGGCCCCGCCTCGTGTTCCACACCCAGCTGGCCCACGGCAGTCCCACTGGCCGCATCGAGGGTTTCACCAACGTCAAGGAGCTGTATGGCAAGATCGCCGAGGCCTTCCGGCTGCCGGCTGCCGAG GTGATGTTCTGTACCCTCAACACCCACAAAGTGGACATGGACAACTCTTGGGGGGCCAGATCGGGCTGGAGGACTTCATCTTCGCCCACATCAAGGGGCAGCGCAAGGAGGTAGAGGTGTTCAAGTCCGAGGAGGCGCTGGGACTCACCATTACCGACAATGGGGCCGGCTATGCCTTcatcaag CGCATTAAGGAGGGAAGTGTGATCGACCACATCCAGCTCATCAGCGTGGGGGACATGATTGAGGCCATCAACGGGCAGAGCCTGCTGGGCTGCCGCCACTACGAGGTGGCCCGTCTGCTCATGGAGTTACCCCGAGGCCGCACCTTCACGCTGAAGCTCACAGAGCCCCGCAAAGCTTTTG ACATGATCAGCGTACGCTCAGGGGGTGGCCGCCCTGGCTCTGGCCCCCAGCTGGGCACTGGCCGAGGGACCCTCCGGCTCAGATCCCGCGGCCCCGCCACAGTAGAGGATGTG ccctcagcCTTTGAGGAGAAGGCCATTGAGAAGTAG
- the DNAJB1 gene encoding dnaJ homolog subfamily B member 1, translating into MGKDYYQTLGLARGASDEEIKRAYRRQALRYHPDKNKEPGAEEKFKEIAEAYDVLSDPRKREIFDRYGEEGLKGGGPSGGSSGGANGTSFSYTFHGDPHAMFAEFFGGRNPFDNFFGQRNGEEGMDIDDPFSGLPMGMGGFTNLNFVRSRPAQEPTRKKQDPPVTHDLRVSLEEIYSGCTKKMKISHKRLNPDGKSIRNEDKILTIEVKRGWKEGTKITFPKEGDQTSNNIPADIVFVLKDKPHNIFKRDGSDVIYPARISLREALCGCTVNVPTLDGRTIPVVFKDVIRPGMRRKVPGEGLPLPKTPEKRGDLIIEFEVIFPERIPQTSRTVLEQVLPI; encoded by the exons ATGGGCAAGGACTATTATCAGACGCTGGGCCTGGCCCGCGGCGCTTCGGACGAGGAAATCAAGCGGGCTTACCGCCGCCAGGCGCTGCGCTACCACCCAGACAAGAACAAGGAGCCCGGCGCCGAGGAGAAGTTCAAGGAGATCGCCGAGGCCTACGACGTGCTCAGCGACCCGCGCAAGCGCGAGATCTTCGACCGCTACGGGGAAGAAG GCCTAAAGGGTGGTGGCCCCAGTGGCGGGAGCAGCGGTGGTGCTAACGGTACCTCTTTCAGCTACACGTTCCACGGAGACCCTCATGCCATGTTCGCTGAGTTCTTCGGTGGCCGCAATCCCTTTGACAACTTTTTTGGGCAGCGGAATGGGGAGGAAGGCATGGACATTGACGACCCGTTCTCTGGCTTACCCATGGGCATGGGTGGCTTCACCAACCTGAACTTTGTCCGCTCCCGTCCTGCCCAAGAGCCCACCCGAAAGAAGCAAGATCCCCCCGTCACACACGACCTCAGGGTCTCGCTTGAAGAGATCTATAGCGGCTGTACCAAGAAGATGAAAATCTCCCATAAGCGGCTGAACCCCGATGGAAAGAGCATTCGCAACGAAGACAAGATCTTGACCATCGAAGTAAAGCGGGGCTGGAAAGAAGGGACCAAAATCACCTTCCCCAAGGAAGGCGACCAGACCTCCAACAACATTCCAGCTGacattgtctttgttttaaaggacAAGCCACACAATATCTTTAAGAGAGATGGCTCTGACGTCATTTACCCAGCCAGGATCAGCCTTCGGGAG GCTCTGTGTGGCTGCACGGTGAACGTACCCACTCTGGACGGCAGGACCATACCCGTCGTGTTCAAAGATGTCATCAGGCCTGGCATGAGGCGAAAAGTTCCTGGAGaaggcctccccctccccaaaacgCCCGAGAAACGCGGGGACCTCATTATTGAGTTCGAAGTGATCTTCCCTGAAAGGATCCCCCAGACATCAAGAACCGTACTGGAGCAGGTTCTTCCGATATAG